The proteins below come from a single uncultured Dethiosulfovibrio sp. genomic window:
- a CDS encoding AMP-binding protein codes for MNRIEHAIKGRCEAYPDSPCLFFEGVTWTRRELDQAADRCEASLVSAGFTSGQRLVTMMPNCPAVLALSIAVWRLGGTMVPLNAKAGRELLGAALGLLDPFAVMVMTGMEELASAIEAQGVPASVVSPFGEIAPFSGRTGLPESEDLAVIFATSGTTGMPKAVPITHGNLLNNIYTVKDHVSTLREDGEDIALNVLPNFHTFGFCLSGILPLVLGYPQVILPSFLPPGRTVEAIYSHKVSVIIAVPTIVALICEAVARSGMAPPESLNMIVCGGAPLDPRVHQRAERFLGVPIHEGYGLTECSPVVGAAHDRAGFRPGQIGPVMDGYEVQLRDREGKAIEGNEGILWVRGPSVTSGYFRSPEATAQRFDKDRWFNTGDVVRFDEDGYFSVLDRDTDIIIVGGFNVYPQEVENVLGSFQGVKEAAVVGTPHGLSGEVPKAFVVLQEGASVESRDLISFCKERLSHYKVPRKVEFVEELPRSAIGKVLRRTLRDLERNRSRDKSQ; via the coding sequence GTGAACAGAATAGAGCACGCCATAAAGGGTAGGTGCGAGGCCTATCCCGACTCGCCCTGTCTTTTTTTCGAGGGGGTCACCTGGACCAGAAGGGAGCTGGATCAGGCCGCCGACCGCTGTGAGGCCTCTTTGGTCTCCGCCGGTTTCACCTCAGGTCAGAGGTTGGTCACAATGATGCCCAACTGTCCAGCCGTACTGGCCCTGTCCATAGCGGTGTGGAGGCTCGGGGGCACGATGGTGCCCCTTAACGCCAAAGCTGGTCGAGAGCTGTTAGGGGCCGCTCTGGGCCTCCTTGATCCCTTCGCCGTCATGGTTATGACCGGCATGGAGGAGCTGGCTTCCGCCATAGAGGCCCAGGGTGTTCCGGCGTCGGTGGTGTCTCCTTTCGGCGAGATAGCTCCCTTTTCCGGCAGGACCGGTCTGCCGGAGAGCGAGGACCTGGCGGTGATCTTCGCCACCTCTGGAACTACAGGGATGCCCAAGGCTGTGCCTATCACCCACGGCAATTTGCTGAACAACATCTACACCGTGAAGGATCACGTTTCCACCCTGAGGGAGGATGGCGAGGACATAGCCCTGAACGTGCTCCCCAACTTCCATACCTTTGGTTTCTGTCTCTCCGGAATCTTGCCTCTGGTGCTGGGGTATCCTCAGGTGATACTTCCCAGCTTCCTACCTCCTGGGAGGACAGTGGAGGCCATATATTCTCACAAGGTGTCGGTCATAATCGCCGTTCCCACCATAGTCGCTCTGATCTGCGAGGCCGTCGCACGGTCCGGGATGGCTCCACCTGAGAGCCTCAACATGATAGTTTGCGGAGGTGCTCCTCTGGATCCCAGGGTCCATCAGAGGGCGGAGAGGTTCCTGGGAGTCCCTATCCACGAGGGCTACGGCCTCACCGAGTGTTCTCCGGTGGTCGGTGCGGCCCACGACAGGGCGGGTTTTCGACCGGGCCAGATAGGCCCTGTCATGGATGGCTACGAGGTTCAGCTCAGGGATAGAGAGGGCAAGGCCATAGAGGGAAATGAAGGCATCCTCTGGGTCAGAGGCCCCTCGGTTACGTCGGGGTATTTCAGAAGCCCTGAGGCCACCGCCCAGCGTTTCGATAAGGACCGATGGTTTAACACCGGTGACGTGGTTCGATTCGACGAAGATGGATACTTCTCCGTTCTGGACAGGGATACCGATATAATAATAGTAGGAGGTTTCAACGTTTATCCTCAGGAGGTTGAGAACGTCCTGGGGTCCTTTCAGGGCGTCAAGGAGGCGGCGGTAGTGGGAACACCCCACGGCCTCAGCGGAGAGGTTCCTAAGGCCTTCGTGGTCCTCCAGGAGGGAGCGTCGGTGGAGTCAAGGGATCTGATCTCCTTCTGTAAGGAGAGATTGAGCCACTACAAGGTCCCCAGAAAGGTGGAGTTTGTAGAGGAGCTACCTCGCTCAGCCATAGGGAAGGTGCTCAGGCGAACCCTGAGGGATTTGGAGAGAAACCGCTCCAGAGACAAGAGCCAGTAA
- a CDS encoding arsenate reductase ArsC, with amino-acid sequence MRDRPTILFLCTGNSCRSQIAEGWTNHIWGNRFQALSAGSAPHGLDPRAIAVMAEAEVDISGHRSKSVTEFFDSPIDLVVTVCDRAKGTCPVFPGNTKTIHSGFEDPPAMAKETEDEEEALGFYRKVRDEIKAFVEGLPEIIDTI; translated from the coding sequence ATGAGAGACAGACCGACTATACTTTTCCTCTGCACCGGCAACTCCTGTAGGAGCCAGATAGCCGAGGGCTGGACCAACCACATATGGGGAAACCGATTCCAGGCCCTATCGGCAGGATCGGCCCCCCACGGTCTGGACCCTCGGGCAATCGCAGTGATGGCCGAGGCGGAGGTGGATATATCGGGACACCGATCGAAGAGCGTCACAGAGTTTTTCGACTCGCCGATAGACCTAGTGGTAACGGTGTGCGACAGGGCAAAAGGAACCTGCCCGGTGTTTCCGGGGAACACAAAGACGATCCACTCGGGCTTTGAGGATCCCCCCGCCATGGCGAAGGAGACCGAGGACGAGGAAGAGGCGTTAGGCTTCTACCGAAAGGTCAGAGACGAGATAAAAGCCTTCGTGGAAGGGTTACCTGAGATAATAGACACTATATAG
- a CDS encoding metalloregulator ArsR/SmtB family transcription factor: MERKDRTVAIFKALSHPLRLEVVRRLGHGEECACKIARWFDSDRTTVSKHLALLKDAGVLKDRKEGQWIFYSVALCCVLDMIDCVDSDSCEKNIKGGCCDDR; this comes from the coding sequence ATGGAGAGGAAAGACAGGACAGTCGCTATCTTCAAGGCATTGAGCCACCCTCTGAGGCTTGAGGTCGTCCGAAGGCTAGGGCACGGCGAGGAATGCGCCTGCAAGATAGCCCGATGGTTCGACTCGGACAGGACCACCGTCAGCAAACACCTGGCGCTACTTAAGGACGCTGGAGTGTTGAAGGACCGGAAGGAAGGCCAGTGGATATTCTACTCCGTGGCCCTGTGCTGCGTATTGGATATGATAGATTGCGTTGATTCGGATAGCTGCGAGAAAAACATCAAAGGAGGCTGTTGTGATGACCGTTAA
- a CDS encoding thioredoxin family protein, which yields MTVKIQILGTGCAKCKKLAEVAEEATKALGLEYSMEKVTEIADILEFGVAGTPGLVVNDKVVSVGKVPSLEATKDLISKAI from the coding sequence ATGACCGTTAAAATTCAGATACTGGGAACAGGCTGTGCAAAGTGCAAAAAGCTGGCGGAGGTGGCGGAAGAGGCCACAAAAGCACTGGGATTGGAATACTCTATGGAGAAGGTAACCGAAATCGCCGACATTTTGGAGTTCGGAGTAGCAGGAACTCCAGGATTGGTCGTAAACGACAAGGTGGTATCGGTGGGCAAAGTCCCCTCCCTAGAGGCGACAAAGGACCTCATATCCAAAGCAATATAA
- a CDS encoding heavy-metal-associated domain-containing protein — protein sequence MAEYKLTVPDMSCSHCEGRIKSILEGLNLPSFSVDLAGKTVTVETDDLNRVLNALDDGGYEAKEKA from the coding sequence ATGGCTGAGTACAAATTAACGGTACCTGATATGTCCTGCTCTCACTGCGAGGGTAGGATCAAGTCGATTCTGGAGGGGCTGAACCTTCCGTCTTTCTCCGTGGACCTTGCCGGTAAGACCGTCACCGTGGAGACCGACGACCTGAACAGGGTGCTTAATGCCCTCGACGACGGAGGCTACGAGGCCAAGGAGAAGGCGTGA
- a CDS encoding cation-translocating P-type ATPase, with translation MDGKNVSLTVTGMTCASCARIVEKKLSKVEGVSFAGVNLATETAFVVTDGTVPEELLEKAVLSAGYGVSRERPQDLEEGRYRKARLNLSLAWAITGPLMALMVFHMMGIHVPGYLWMEIVGGAVVIFGAGWGSLRGAWIALTHGHGNMDVLVSLGALAAWSTALLGALGLNVSSFGAVGAMIVALHVTGRFIESHLRDRAAKEIRALVGIQAREARVIKDGLEMTLPIEALKEGMTLLVRPGERIPSDGTVLSGRSAVDESMITGEPIPVSKELGDPVTGGSVAVTGSMEIEVTRVGEDTFLSRMIALIEEAQGAKIPIQAFADRVTGAFVPVVALLALASGMFWYTSIDRFGWFLDRASAWLPWVVEARDPLSVGLFVFVTTIVIACPCALGLATPMALITGTGAASKKGLVIGNAEAIQTAGDVKVVILDKTGTLTLGRPALAHMDLDRIALSVAVAMESMSNHPLAKAIAEIETDPLDVSSVEEIAGEGLKALIDGEEWTVGRPLSMERYSDQLDLGRTVVEVRCGEEIRGFLALEDPIRAEASSAIEELKSLGIRPVMATGDNRGSAALVARAVGIDPADVHSEIRPEDKLSIVRSEQAKGVKVLMVGDGMNDAAALKGADVGVAIGSGTDLAIDSADMVIVSGGVDRIAQGIAISRKTFSVIRQNLFWAFAYNLLALPLAMAGLLHPVVAEVAMTFSSISVILNSMRVGR, from the coding sequence GTGGACGGCAAAAACGTGTCTCTCACCGTCACAGGCATGACCTGTGCGTCCTGTGCCAGGATAGTCGAGAAAAAGCTGTCCAAGGTGGAGGGGGTGTCCTTCGCAGGGGTAAACCTGGCGACCGAGACCGCCTTCGTGGTCACCGACGGCACCGTGCCCGAGGAGCTTCTGGAGAAGGCGGTTCTCTCGGCGGGGTACGGCGTCTCCCGGGAGAGGCCTCAGGACCTGGAGGAGGGCCGCTACAGGAAGGCAAGGTTAAACCTTTCCTTGGCCTGGGCCATAACCGGGCCGCTGATGGCCCTTATGGTGTTCCACATGATGGGCATCCACGTCCCGGGCTATCTCTGGATGGAGATAGTCGGCGGTGCGGTGGTCATATTCGGAGCTGGCTGGGGTTCTCTGAGGGGTGCTTGGATAGCCCTGACCCACGGACACGGCAACATGGACGTCCTGGTGTCTCTAGGGGCTCTGGCCGCCTGGTCCACTGCGTTGCTCGGGGCTTTGGGCCTCAACGTATCCTCCTTCGGCGCCGTCGGGGCCATGATAGTAGCCCTTCACGTGACGGGGCGATTTATAGAGTCCCACCTTCGGGATCGGGCGGCCAAGGAGATAAGGGCATTGGTGGGGATCCAGGCCAGAGAGGCAAGGGTTATCAAAGACGGTTTGGAGATGACCCTTCCCATAGAGGCCCTCAAGGAGGGGATGACCCTTTTGGTGCGGCCCGGAGAGAGGATACCCTCCGACGGAACGGTCCTGTCGGGACGTTCGGCGGTGGACGAGTCGATGATAACCGGTGAGCCCATACCGGTCTCCAAAGAGTTGGGTGACCCAGTCACCGGTGGGTCCGTCGCCGTAACAGGGTCGATGGAGATCGAGGTGACAAGGGTCGGCGAGGACACCTTTCTGTCCCGTATGATAGCCCTCATAGAGGAGGCCCAGGGGGCCAAGATCCCCATTCAGGCCTTTGCCGATCGGGTGACCGGGGCCTTCGTCCCGGTTGTCGCCCTGCTGGCCCTTGCGTCGGGAATGTTCTGGTATACGTCGATCGACCGTTTCGGGTGGTTTTTGGACCGGGCATCGGCCTGGCTTCCCTGGGTCGTTGAGGCCAGGGACCCCCTTTCGGTGGGCCTCTTCGTCTTCGTCACCACAATCGTCATCGCCTGTCCCTGCGCCCTTGGGCTGGCGACCCCTATGGCCCTCATCACTGGGACCGGCGCGGCCTCCAAGAAGGGCCTTGTCATAGGCAACGCCGAGGCCATCCAGACCGCCGGAGACGTGAAGGTGGTCATACTGGATAAGACGGGAACCCTGACGCTAGGTCGGCCAGCACTGGCCCACATGGACCTGGACCGGATAGCCCTTTCGGTGGCTGTCGCGATGGAGTCCATGTCCAACCACCCTCTGGCCAAGGCCATAGCTGAGATAGAGACGGACCCTCTGGACGTATCCTCGGTGGAGGAGATCGCCGGAGAGGGCCTTAAAGCCCTAATAGACGGCGAGGAATGGACGGTAGGAAGGCCTCTGTCCATGGAGCGGTATTCGGACCAGCTGGACCTGGGGCGCACTGTGGTTGAGGTCCGGTGCGGCGAGGAAATCCGGGGCTTCCTTGCCCTTGAGGACCCCATAAGGGCCGAGGCGAGCTCCGCCATAGAGGAGCTTAAATCCTTAGGGATCAGGCCGGTCATGGCCACCGGCGACAACCGAGGTTCGGCGGCGCTGGTCGCCAGAGCTGTGGGCATAGACCCTGCGGACGTCCACAGCGAGATAAGGCCCGAGGACAAGCTATCCATAGTCAGGTCCGAGCAGGCCAAGGGAGTCAAGGTCCTCATGGTAGGTGACGGCATGAACGACGCAGCCGCCCTCAAAGGGGCGGACGTCGGTGTCGCCATAGGGTCGGGCACCGATCTGGCCATAGACAGCGCCGATATGGTCATAGTATCCGGTGGCGTCGACCGCATAGCCCAGGGGATAGCCATATCCCGAAAGACCTTCTCCGTCATAAGGCAGAACCTCTTCTGGGCCTTTGCCTACAACCTCCTGGCCCTTCCTCTGGCCATGGCGGGCCTTCTCCATCCTGTGGTGGCCGAGGTCGCCATGACCTTCAGCTCAATATCGGTGATACTCAACTCCATGAGGGTCGGCCGTTGA
- the arsB gene encoding ACR3 family arsenite efflux transporter — MAKGISIFERYLTLWVGLCILGGIALGKVAPNLASTLDGMAITVNGAPVVSIPIAICLFAMMYPIMVKIDFNEVIKAGKSAKPVGLTLFVNWAIKPFTMYGIALFFLGFAFKGFIGPDAMDLVKMPFGLDLAVGSSHGAGTVVMSEGIKMLQIPLWRSYLAGTILLGIAPCTAMVLVWGFLSKGNDGLTLVMVAINSLTMLVLYGVLGGFLLGVGRLPVPWQALLLSIGIYVALPLLAGYFSRKWILATKGKRWFEEKFLHVLTPITIVALLATLVLLFSFKGEVIVQNPMTILWIAIPLFIQTILIFALGYAAAKFMGLSYRDAAPAAMIGASNHFEVAIATATMLFGLSSGAALATVVGVLIEVPVMLMLVRFCLKTQYWFKK; from the coding sequence ATGGCAAAAGGGATATCGATTTTCGAGAGATACCTGACCCTATGGGTGGGACTGTGCATCCTTGGAGGGATAGCCCTGGGGAAGGTCGCCCCGAACCTGGCGTCGACGTTGGACGGAATGGCTATCACCGTAAACGGCGCACCGGTGGTATCCATCCCTATAGCTATATGCCTGTTCGCCATGATGTACCCCATCATGGTCAAAATAGACTTTAACGAGGTTATAAAGGCCGGAAAGAGCGCCAAACCAGTGGGGCTGACGCTGTTCGTAAACTGGGCCATAAAGCCCTTCACCATGTACGGCATAGCCCTGTTCTTTCTGGGCTTTGCCTTCAAGGGATTTATCGGCCCCGACGCTATGGACCTGGTGAAGATGCCCTTCGGACTCGACCTGGCCGTAGGCTCCTCCCATGGGGCGGGGACGGTGGTCATGTCGGAGGGGATAAAGATGCTCCAGATTCCCCTCTGGAGGAGCTATCTGGCGGGGACCATACTCCTGGGCATAGCCCCCTGCACAGCCATGGTGCTGGTATGGGGCTTCCTCTCCAAAGGTAACGACGGCCTGACCCTGGTCATGGTGGCCATAAACTCACTGACCATGCTGGTGCTATACGGAGTTCTCGGAGGCTTCCTCCTGGGAGTGGGGAGGCTTCCGGTTCCCTGGCAGGCGCTGCTCCTCTCCATTGGGATCTACGTCGCCCTGCCCCTTCTGGCGGGATACTTCTCCAGAAAGTGGATATTGGCGACCAAAGGCAAGAGGTGGTTTGAGGAAAAGTTCCTCCACGTCCTGACGCCGATAACCATAGTGGCCCTGCTTGCGACCCTGGTCCTGCTGTTCTCCTTCAAGGGAGAGGTCATTGTCCAAAACCCTATGACCATACTGTGGATCGCTATTCCCCTGTTCATCCAGACGATACTCATCTTCGCCTTGGGATACGCCGCCGCCAAGTTCATGGGGCTGTCCTACAGGGACGCCGCCCCTGCGGCGATGATAGGGGCCTCCAACCACTTTGAGGTCGCAATCGCCACTGCGACCATGCTCTTCGGCCTGTCCTCCGGGGCGGCCCTGGCGACGGTGGTGGGAGTACTGATAGAGGTACCGGTAATGCTCATGCTGGTCCGCTTCTGCCTCAAAACCCAGTACTGGTTTAAAAAATAA
- a CDS encoding 4Fe-4S binding protein, whose amino-acid sequence METKYIRWISALIYATVMVVGWWYPPVALVAFAMMGLVLLTGKRKKWCGSYCPRGSFLDMVMKRLSPKKPVPKWMTGKRIWYISLGVFLVMFTSQTLLTGLWSEFSWWRFGVVAYRMCLITSLVALPLALWRNHRAWCSVCPVGNLLRR is encoded by the coding sequence ATGGAGACTAAGTATATTCGCTGGATATCCGCACTGATTTATGCTACCGTAATGGTGGTCGGGTGGTGGTATCCTCCTGTGGCTTTGGTGGCCTTTGCCATGATGGGGCTGGTCCTGTTAACCGGTAAAAGAAAAAAATGGTGTGGTTCCTACTGTCCTAGAGGAAGTTTTCTCGATATGGTGATGAAACGTCTTTCGCCTAAAAAGCCCGTCCCGAAATGGATGACTGGAAAACGAATTTGGTATATCTCATTAGGTGTTTTCCTGGTTATGTTCACATCTCAGACTTTGCTGACCGGGCTGTGGAGCGAATTTTCCTGGTGGAGATTCGGCGTGGTGGCCTACAGGATGTGTCTCATAACCTCTTTAGTGGCGTTGCCTTTGGCGTTGTGGAGAAACCATCGGGCCTGGTGTTCCGTATGTCCCGTGGGAAATCTCCTAAGACGATAG
- a CDS encoding permease: MSDKSKFTWILGVFALAYWLPIESPGVRSGAVEALAMLHEYAREHVLLCLVPAFFIAGAISVFVSQQAVMKYLGAQAKKWVAYSVAAVSGTILAVCSCTVLPLFAGIYKRGAGLGPATAFLYSGPAINVLSIILTARVLGFKLGLARALGAVVFSVLIGICMAFIFRGEEEERQKGFAQLPDDGSERPLWKTVWHMASMVVFLVFANWAAPKVPGGVWESIYSVKWYIAAAAFLSALGSTFLWFQRDERQEWMDSTFGYSLQVLPLLFGGVLVAGFLLGRPGHEALIPSQWVASLVGGNSIGANFFAAISGAFMYFATLTEVPILQGLLGSGMGQGPALALLLAGPALSLPNMLVIRSVIGTKKTVVYVSLVVVMSTVIGILFGYVA, encoded by the coding sequence TTGAGCGATAAAAGCAAATTTACGTGGATTTTAGGGGTCTTTGCCCTGGCCTACTGGCTTCCCATAGAATCTCCAGGGGTACGCTCCGGCGCGGTGGAGGCCCTAGCGATGCTCCATGAGTACGCCAGAGAGCACGTGCTGCTTTGCCTGGTTCCGGCGTTTTTCATAGCGGGAGCTATTTCCGTGTTCGTCAGCCAACAGGCGGTCATGAAATACCTCGGAGCTCAGGCTAAAAAATGGGTCGCCTACTCGGTGGCGGCGGTCTCCGGGACGATCCTGGCGGTATGCTCCTGCACCGTGCTTCCCCTCTTTGCTGGTATCTACAAAAGAGGAGCAGGCCTCGGACCCGCCACGGCGTTTCTCTACTCCGGCCCTGCCATCAACGTCCTCTCAATCATCCTCACCGCCAGGGTCCTTGGCTTCAAGCTGGGACTGGCGAGAGCCTTGGGGGCGGTGGTGTTCTCGGTGCTAATCGGAATATGTATGGCCTTTATATTCCGTGGCGAGGAGGAAGAAAGGCAGAAGGGCTTCGCTCAGCTTCCCGACGACGGCTCTGAGAGACCTCTGTGGAAGACCGTATGGCACATGGCCAGCATGGTGGTTTTCTTGGTCTTCGCCAACTGGGCCGCTCCTAAGGTTCCAGGGGGGGTATGGGAAAGCATATACTCGGTTAAATGGTACATCGCCGCCGCAGCGTTCCTGTCGGCACTGGGATCGACCTTTCTGTGGTTCCAAAGGGACGAGAGACAGGAGTGGATGGACTCCACCTTCGGTTACTCACTTCAGGTGCTGCCTCTGCTGTTTGGGGGAGTGCTGGTGGCGGGGTTCCTGCTTGGACGGCCAGGACACGAGGCGCTTATACCGAGCCAATGGGTCGCTTCTCTGGTCGGCGGCAACTCCATCGGGGCTAACTTCTTCGCCGCTATATCGGGAGCCTTTATGTACTTCGCGACCCTCACCGAGGTTCCCATACTCCAGGGACTCCTGGGATCGGGAATGGGACAGGGCCCCGCTCTAGCCCTCCTTCTCGCCGGACCGGCCCTGTCACTGCCCAATATGCTGGTCATAAGAAGCGTCATAGGGACAAAAAAGACGGTGGTCTACGTCAGTTTGGTGGTGGTGATGTCCACAGTAATAGGGATATTATTCGGCTACGTAGCCTAA
- a CDS encoding glutaredoxin domain-containing protein, with amino-acid sequence MTVKVYSTQSCVWCKKVKEYLTDKGVQFDAIDVGADREAAKKMVAETGQMGVPVIDVDGKYIVGFDKAALDEALGL; translated from the coding sequence ATGACCGTAAAAGTATATTCAACCCAGAGCTGTGTATGGTGCAAAAAGGTTAAAGAATACCTTACAGACAAGGGAGTGCAGTTTGACGCCATCGACGTAGGAGCCGACCGTGAGGCGGCCAAGAAGATGGTCGCCGAGACCGGCCAGATGGGCGTTCCGGTTATCGACGTAGACGGCAAATACATAGTTGGCTTCGACAAAGCCGCTCTTGACGAGGCGTTAGGGCTCTAA
- a CDS encoding YbaY family lipoprotein has protein sequence MIIGCLMVVVAVFLAAELYDHDTIVGEVAYRERVALPEGCSLVVAIFDVTPGSPRKPVASVSRTLGDEQVPLPFKLIYRPSVLVEGRDYALYGRIESPHREIMFVTLEPVALPLDGQDVAIWLKSAK, from the coding sequence ATGATAATAGGCTGTCTTATGGTTGTGGTTGCGGTATTTCTGGCCGCCGAGCTTTACGATCACGATACCATCGTGGGAGAGGTCGCTTACAGGGAGAGAGTCGCCCTGCCTGAGGGCTGTTCACTGGTGGTAGCGATCTTCGACGTTACCCCTGGTTCCCCTAGAAAGCCCGTGGCCTCGGTTTCCAGGACGTTAGGAGACGAGCAGGTTCCCCTGCCATTTAAGCTAATATACCGGCCCAGCGTCCTTGTAGAGGGCCGAGATTACGCCCTTTACGGCAGGATAGAGTCACCTCACAGAGAGATTATGTTCGTGACCTTGGAGCCAGTAGCCCTACCTTTAGATGGTCAGGACGTGGCCATATGGCTTAAGTCCGCCAAATAG
- a CDS encoding outer membrane protein transport protein: protein MKGIIGLFGGIALFCVAGAAYGSGFALYEWSTAGDGMAGATIAGGTIAGGTGIDAMGANPASITQVDSSQWSSGASWINPSGQVRFSDGTVQYNVKDPALVPYFYYGKKIGDNRWLGLAVQSRFGLSSQFDPDWKGRYNSYHAAVKSISVTPTYGFKTGDLSVALGVEAMYLDFRKRRKVATLMGDVDVDVQADNLAWGWNMALRWDMSEKTSLGAVYRSKVTQDVTGDASFSDVPAPLRAGGFFPDTTAWGSVTLPDSLSLGLSHWITDRTRVEVDGIFTRWSTYDVLNINYGKPLSPADPGSNVTSEVKDWEDVWRYQLGVEHRVNDRWSIMVGYVYDCSPIPDGKVDFMVPTGDRQTFSLGVTYRNKDLSGSFSYGRMIIDERDIWYDGTGGGDVSKARVEDMKSDIVGLSVQLRL from the coding sequence ATGAAGGGGATTATCGGTTTATTTGGGGGAATAGCGCTTTTTTGTGTGGCTGGGGCGGCCTACGGTTCGGGTTTTGCCCTTTACGAGTGGAGCACCGCCGGAGACGGCATGGCCGGGGCGACCATAGCCGGGGGGACCATAGCCGGGGGGACGGGTATAGACGCCATGGGGGCGAACCCCGCCTCTATCACCCAGGTGGATTCCAGCCAATGGTCTTCCGGGGCGAGCTGGATTAACCCCTCCGGTCAGGTTAGGTTTTCCGACGGTACGGTGCAGTATAACGTGAAGGATCCCGCTTTAGTGCCCTATTTCTATTACGGTAAAAAAATTGGGGATAACCGGTGGTTGGGCCTGGCTGTTCAGAGCCGGTTTGGCCTTTCCTCCCAGTTCGATCCCGACTGGAAGGGACGGTACAACAGCTATCACGCCGCGGTAAAAAGCATCTCCGTGACCCCGACCTACGGCTTTAAGACGGGAGACCTCTCCGTTGCCCTCGGGGTTGAGGCCATGTATCTCGATTTTAGAAAGAGAAGGAAAGTCGCCACCCTTATGGGCGACGTGGACGTCGATGTCCAGGCGGACAACCTGGCCTGGGGTTGGAATATGGCCCTTAGGTGGGATATGTCGGAAAAGACCTCTCTAGGGGCGGTATATCGAAGCAAGGTTACACAGGATGTCACAGGAGACGCCTCTTTTTCCGACGTACCCGCTCCTCTGAGGGCAGGAGGCTTTTTTCCCGATACCACAGCATGGGGATCGGTCACCCTGCCCGACTCCCTGTCTTTAGGGCTCAGTCACTGGATAACCGATAGGACCAGGGTCGAGGTGGACGGTATTTTCACCCGATGGAGCACCTACGACGTCTTGAACATAAACTACGGAAAGCCCCTTAGCCCAGCGGATCCCGGCTCCAACGTGACCTCGGAGGTCAAGGACTGGGAGGACGTCTGGCGGTATCAGCTAGGGGTGGAACACAGGGTCAACGATAGGTGGTCTATCATGGTGGGTTACGTCTACGACTGCTCGCCGATTCCCGACGGTAAGGTAGATTTTATGGTCCCCACAGGAGATAGACAGACTTTCTCCCTCGGTGTAACCTATCGAAATAAAGATCTCTCCGGGTCGTTCTCCTACGGAAGGATGATCATAGATGAGAGGGATATTTGGTACGACGGAACAGGGGGAGGGGACGTGTCTAAGGCCAGGGTCGAGGACATGAAGAGCGATATAGTGGGCCTGTCGGTCCAGCTAAGACTGTGA
- a CDS encoding DUF5665 domain-containing protein: MKYRRFLWVSFLGGVARGVGFALGLTVVAAGILWGLVGFLRTVVDWNLPFIGQYVAEFLKVVMDQMDLLRQGVR, from the coding sequence GTGAAATACCGCCGCTTCCTGTGGGTATCCTTTCTTGGAGGGGTAGCTCGAGGGGTGGGCTTTGCCCTGGGGCTTACTGTGGTGGCGGCGGGTATTCTCTGGGGTTTGGTCGGTTTCTTAAGGACGGTGGTGGACTGGAACCTGCCTTTTATCGGCCAGTATGTCGCCGAGTTTCTCAAGGTGGTGATGGATCAGATGGATCTCCTGCGCCAGGGGGTCCGCTGA